DNA from Branchiostoma lanceolatum isolate klBraLanc5 chromosome 6, klBraLanc5.hap2, whole genome shotgun sequence:
ggtgaaagaaacgcgacagtgccgtaaaaatctgccgtggcagtgccgccgcagtgccgcagCTCAGTGAGAGGCGGCCTTAACGCCCAATCGACAAAGTTGAGCATATGAGATGTTGATATTTTGCCACATGTTTTGCTCTGTATATTTCATGATAGTTTTCCGAAAGAATAAGGAAGGGGCTGACCACACACGACCGTGCAGTTTCCGCGTTCTGTACGTAGCCTCAGGCATCCGTACCGTCACATGTACAAAAGAGGAACCACGAGTTCAAGGGTCAGACCTGAAAGAGGAAACGGGGAAGATCTAGTTCTGTTCATCAAGACGTATGTGAGAGCTTTGGTCAACATGAAGACAAACACCGTGCTCTTCGTCGTCATCGTTCGCCTACTAGTTTCTGCCAACTGGACGTACGGAGAGGTGCACCTGTCCGCCAAGATCCCAGAGAATGCCGTTATCGGAGAACAAGTTGTCCGCGTTCCGGTACCAACCACACCGGGGGCCCAGGAGGAAGTTCCGTGTGTTATCATGGACGGAAACGTACACGGGCGCTTCAGTGTGACTCGCTGTGTGATTGTAGTAGCCCGTCCTTTAGACTTTGGTATAAACCGACGGTATAACCTGACTGTAACCGTCCCTGGAACATCTGAGACCCGACAGGTTGACGTACAAGTCGAGGACGTGGACGGATACCCTCCTGTCTACAACGACGCCTGCGAAATGCCAGTCCTAGGGAAAGACGGTGCACCAGGGCAGCTAGCTTTCAACATAGCATTAACTGGCGAGTACATGGAAAAAAGTGGAGGCCTATTCATTTGGAGAACTAACACCAAACATAATCATGAACTATCGCTGAAAACAAACGTCCATAGTTACACCAGCAGTGACTGCCTCGCTGTGGTTATAGTCGGTCCCCAGCATGCAAACGACCTGCGAGTTGTCAGCAAGTTGTGGCTTTCACATAATCGTTGCTTCCGATGTTTTCACCCACTTGACTCCGAGCATTTCTCTGAaatccaaatcatccaagatgACAAGATTCATTGTGGTGACTTTTCAAACGGGCTGAATTTGACGCACATTGACAGGAAGTCTTATGTCTGGACTGAATACAGGTTCAAGCTGTTGATTTCTTTCAGAATAAAGTTCGCAACAACACAGCGCTTCGTCTGCAAACTGCCACAAGGAAGACCATTTTCTGTGCCAATCAGACGAGATGGGTTTACCTTTGATGAAGTCTTTGTGACGCGAGCGGAAGTTGAGATCCAGCCTGTCGGGTGTCCACCGAACAAGTACGGTGTGACCTGTGATCAGAACTGCACCTGTGAGAACGGCGCCCGCTGCCATGGACTGAACGGGGCCTGTAAGTGTCAGCCTGGCTGGAAAGGTGTCGTCTGCGACATACCTCACAGTACCGCGGCCATCATGGCGACCCCTAGCGACTCGCAACGGATTCACATCAAAGGTTCGTTGACGTTACAATGCAGGTCTTTCCATTTGGCTGTTCAGAAGATGGTTTGGCTGTTTCCTAACGGAACAAAAAGGAGACTGCAAGGGACTCAAGAAGACCAAATCAGGATAGAAAGCATCCAGTCCGAACACAAcggtacctacacctgtactgTCGTGACGGAAGACGGAGCGGTCGTTTATACACGTTATGAGCTACAGGCATTCGCTTGTCCTCCCGGCAAAAGAGGCGAGTTATGCGAAGACGACTGCGGCTGTCTCCATGGTGCCAGCTGCGACCGTTGGGCCGGTTGCTTCTGTCCGCCGGGATGGACAGGAAGACTTTGTGAGACCAAATGCCCAGAGGGCACGTACGGACGGGACTGTAGCGGTGAGTGCCAATGTGAGAATAATGCCTTCTGCGATCCTGGCGACGGTCGGTGTAACTGCACTGATGGGTGGTACGATATGCATTGCACCCGTCCATGCCCAAGTGGCCAGTACGGATGGAGATGTCGGCAGGCCTGCGACTGTAGGAACAACGCCACGTGTCATCACGTAGATGGCAGCTGCACATGCGCGACGCCCTGGACCGGACGGCGGTGTGACGTCATCCAGACCGAAGCATCTCCGTTGCCACTACAGATCCCCATACCCCTTTCACTGACGCTGCTTGGTGTCTTAGTGTTAGTTGCGCTTTACAAATGGAGGAGGGCCGCTCGGGTGAGAAAAGTTGAGGGCCTAGAGGAGACGCGGGTCTTATTTGAACTAAGCAGTATGGAAGAAGACCCGGCACAGAGTCTGCAGCCCGGCTGGCTCAAAAGGTGGGAAAGGAAGGCGAAGTATCTGACTTTGGACAATCTGATCGGCCATGGCGCATTTGCGTACGTCAGAGAAGGACGCCTTTGCATGGCTAACGCTGACGTCACCGTTGTGGCGGTCAAGTCTCCCCGTTCGGATGACAGACTGTGCTATCAAGCCTTCTGTCGCGAAGCGGCAGCGCTGGTAGCTTTGAGCGAAAACTGCAAAGAACAGAATCGTGAAGGGCATCCCAACATTATCAAGTTGTTTGGCGTCATTACCAAGTCCACGCCCATGTGTATTATCTTGGAATATGCTGCCAAAGGTGATCTCCTGCGACATTTGAAACAACAGGCTAGAGAAAATATCGCTCGTCCGCTGGGCAGCTTTCTCCGCTACGCAGTACAGATATCACGTGCCCTGAAGGAGCTCCGACGTCTGCGTATTGCTCATGGTGACGTTGCCGCTCGAAACGTGCTCATCAGTGGAGATGACGTCGCCAAGCTGTCCGACTTCGGCCTGGCCCATGACGTGTACACCACAACCACGTACATCTCCTCAGCTAGGAACGACGCGGACGAACTCCTGCCCCTGAAGTGGATGGCTCTGGAGTCGCTGGAGACACGCCGGTTCACGTGCGAGAGCGACACGTGGTCgttcggcgtgctgctgtgggagatcgccgCGTTCGGAGGGGAACCTGACTATCAGCACGAGATCCAGCTAAGCTGTCCCAGGTTGGTTGGGATCCTAAGACAGGGGCATTGTCTTCAGAATCCGCCCGGATGTCCGGACAGGttgtatgacgtcatgaagtcgtGTTGGCAGGAGGACCCGTCTGCCAGACCAGAGCCGGCAGAACTGGAGCAGAGGCTGACAGACTGTCGCGAAGAAATGGATCCACTGTTCGTTGTCGAGAAGGTTTCCACACTATAGAAATTGAGCCAGTTTCAATGTAAATATAAATGCGAGAGTTCGACTCCAAAGTTCATACGAACTTTCTTTCGTTTTGAATCAGCAGTAATACCTGTAATAGCCAATTACAAGTTTGCTATACATACTATCTAAGGATCAATAtgtgtttgtaaaaaaaaaaaagacagggaCTTTATTCAAGACTGTTCTTGTGGGACTCTTGTCAGGGATATGGTGAAAAGTGACATTCGTTCTTCTATAGGTTTGTATATCGTTTACTATGAAATGTGCATATGACGGTGTAGTCGCGCGCGCCCCGTACGTTTGTGTATTAAGTGTgaaacttaaaaacacatgaTGAAGCCAAGGTCTAGGCTACCAGTCCTGTATGGTATTTTGCATATTATGTATAATTACTATTTGGGTGAATTCACTAATACCGTGATATAACAAATGTGGATAGGTTAGCCACGATTAATAGACTTTATCCCATTTCCTATGCTGGTCTCTTTTCAATTATGGTTATAAATATTTACTGAAAACGAATAAGCATATCTCATTTTTGTTGGTTCATTTCATCTTTATCAAAGTGCGTCACCGTGCGCCATATGCGATTAACAGTCAATCTTGGAAACAAGATTAAGCCTGTCAGATTCATCTCTATGTGCGACATACAGTTTTGTCAtaatattttcttgaatttAAACAAGATTATTGTGAAGGACTATTGTCAAAGTTTGTCCAAACATATATAAATATGGCCAGCTTGAATGGTgactgtgtttttttgcagaCAGGAGCAGTACACGATTGAGAGGGAGGGTGAAAGGATTGGGTTTCACAAAGCCTCATAACCTAGGCATTATTTTCTTCTGATAAGTCGGTAATAAAAGTGTGTGTGATATTTGACTTGGTAAATTACCAATTGTATAGACACCTTATGTTGTAATTGTCATGGCGTCAGGCAGCACCTAATGTAGACACAGTATCATGAAAGGACAATGATTTACATTTACTTTTTCATGTTTAATAGCATCATACAACCAAATCAAGTATTTCATTCCCTTGTCCCTATCATCAAGCCATTCAAGCTCCTTAAAAATGCTATTAAAAGTGATATCAACTTCCAATGTCTAGCCATCTAATGATATAGATTTACATCATTGTCATGATAATGGAATGTATGCAaacaaaagtttgaaatattGCGAAACTTCTATAGTAGTCTAACCTAATGATAAACATTTCATCATATACCAATCCTACACCTTCATAATACATCATTCAAGTTGAATGTGAAAAACTTTTGTAGTGCCTCTGAAAGACTTATAAAGATACATTTTACAACTCCTACGATTCAAAATCTCATTTCTAATCAGACACTGATATATAAAAACAGTATTCTTGTCATTTTCGAACAATCTAATGAAACTTCGGTGACCTACTCAACTGGGTTTTTTTTATATGTTGGAGTTGATCATTAACTGACACAACTACTTGATGCCCTTGGCAGCCAACACCTCTGTCATCCTTTCCAGATGCAACTTGTACCATC
Protein-coding regions in this window:
- the LOC136436287 gene encoding uncharacterized protein, which encodes MYKRGTTSSRVRPERGNGEDLVLFIKTYVRALVNMKTNTVLFVVIVRLLVSANWTYGEVHLSAKIPENAVIGEQVVRVPVPTTPGAQEEVPCVIMDGNVHGRFSVTRCVIVVARPLDFGINRRYNLTVTVPGTSETRQVDVQVEDVDGYPPVYNDACEMPVLGKDGAPGQLAFNIALTGEYMEKSGGLFIWRTNTKHNHELSLKTNVHSYTSSDCLAVVIVGPQHANDLRVVSKLWLSHNRCFRCFHPLDSEHFSEIQIIQDDKIHCGDFSNGLNLTHIDRKSYVWTEYRFKLLISFRIKFATTQRFVCKLPQGRPFSVPIRRDGFTFDEVFVTRAEVEIQPVGCPPNKYGVTCDQNCTCENGARCHGLNGACKCQPGWKGVVCDIPHSTAAIMATPSDSQRIHIKGSLTLQCRSFHLAVQKMVWLFPNGTKRRLQGTQEDQIRIESIQSEHNGTYTCTVVTEDGAVVYTRYELQAFACPPGKRGELCEDDCGCLHGASCDRWAGCFCPPGWTGRLCETKCPEGTYGRDCSGECQCENNAFCDPGDGRCNCTDGWYDMHCTRPCPSGQYGWRCRQACDCRNNATCHHVDGSCTCATPWTGRRCDVIQTEASPLPLQIPIPLSLTLLGVLVLVALYKWRRAARVRKVEGLEETRVLFELSSMEEDPAQSLQPGWLKRWERKAKYLTLDNLIGHGAFAYVREGRLCMANADVTVVAVKSPRSDDRLCYQAFCREAAALVALSENCKEQNREGHPNIIKLFGVITKSTPMCIILEYAAKGDLLRHLKQQARENIARPLGSFLRYAVQISRALKELRRLRIAHGDVAARNVLISGDDVAKLSDFGLAHDVYTTTTYISSARNDADELLPLKWMALESLETRRFTCESDTWSFGVLLWEIAAFGGEPDYQHEIQLSCPRLVGILRQGHCLQNPPGCPDRLYDVMKSCWQEDPSARPEPAELEQRLTDCREEMDPLFVVEKVSTL